A stretch of Candidatus Bathyarchaeia archaeon DNA encodes these proteins:
- a CDS encoding Lrp/AsnC family transcriptional regulator, with protein MRVLTETDTKIIRALSDNGRLKLKAIAYLVGVSDTEVKRRLTYLVSSNIIKFTPLVHIERLALSIAVVSCSCSDLNGLTQYIEVLEACPRVLSLVTCTGAHNLVATVAAEDYNTLCAVIERNFRLNPLFKNIEVSFGNFEKPTHLPLLKISEMLERTPCGNSCLECFFYQKNRCQGCPVTKYCQQPFPHINSEGRNSNLKNSTASSPDPTIAFKREELSPRINSNTTP; from the coding sequence ATGAGGGTATTGACTGAAACGGACACAAAGATCATTAGAGCACTATCGGATAACGGGAGACTTAAACTCAAGGCGATAGCTTACCTAGTTGGAGTCTCAGATACAGAGGTTAAGAGACGTCTCACATATTTGGTCTCGTCGAACATTATAAAATTCACCCCTCTAGTTCACATTGAGAGGCTTGCACTATCAATAGCTGTTGTAAGTTGCTCATGCAGCGACTTAAATGGGCTCACTCAATACATCGAAGTACTAGAAGCCTGCCCACGAGTTCTGAGCTTAGTCACGTGCACTGGGGCTCACAATTTAGTAGCCACGGTAGCCGCTGAAGATTACAATACATTGTGCGCGGTGATTGAAAGGAATTTCCGCCTAAATCCACTTTTCAAGAATATAGAGGTCAGTTTTGGAAACTTTGAGAAACCAACGCATCTGCCGCTACTCAAAATCTCCGAAATGCTGGAAAGAACCCCATGTGGGAATAGCTGCCTCGAGTGCTTCTTCTACCAGAAAAATCGATGCCAAGGCTGCCCCGTGACAAAATATTGCCAGCAACCTTTCCCACACATAAACTCTGAAGGACGCAACTCTAACCTCAAAAACTCTACAGCATCTTCCCCAGATCCAACCATTGCTTTCAAGCGTGAGGAGTTATCTCCACGGATAAATTCAAATACAACTCCTTGA